One window from the genome of Schistocerca piceifrons isolate TAMUIC-IGC-003096 chromosome 1, iqSchPice1.1, whole genome shotgun sequence encodes:
- the LOC124797933 gene encoding RNA-binding protein squid isoform X3, producing the protein MAENQEYEMGNGEYQQDGGEQKFQSDEQQQQQQVNGEGEGTNEAGGGGGDAPADSGSAEAPGRDDDRKLFVGGLSWETTDKELREHFQTYGEIESINVKTDPSTGRSRGFAFIVFSQAESIDKVLSAGDHIINNKKVDPKKAKARHGKIFVGGLVPELSDDDIKNYFAQYGTIVEVEMPFDKTKNQRKGFCFITFESEQVVQELLKSPKQSINGKEVDVKKATPKPDGMGGVRGGRGGRGGRGRGRGGRGAQVGGYGSQGWGNQGGYGGYGGYDQGGYGGYGGYDYYGSGYGNYGGYGGYDYTPYSGYGNYGSTGGGYSGGKQRGGSRQTQRHQPY; encoded by the exons ATGGCTGAAAATCAGGAGTATGAGATGGGAAATGGAGAGTATCAGCAGGACGGTGGTGAACAGAAATTCCAGTCTGacgaacagcagcaacagcaacaagttAATGGTGAAGGAGAAGGAACAAATGAGGCTGGCGGAGGTGGTGGTGATGCGCCAGCAGACAGCGGTAGCGCGGAAGCACCAGGAAGAGACGATGACAG gaaactGTTTGTTGGTGGCCTCAGTTGGGAAACAACTGACA AGGAACTTAGGGAACACTTCCAAACATATGGTGAGATTGAGAGTATTAATGTAAAGACTGACCCAAGCACTGGTAGGTCAAGAGGGTTTGCCTTCATTGTTTTCTCACAGGCAGAATCAATTGACAAG GTATTGAGTGCAGGGGACcacataataaataacaaaaaagttgACCCAAAGAAAGCAAAGGCCAGGCATGGGAAGATTTTTGTTGGTGGCCTGGTTCCAGAGCTGTCTGATGATGACATAAAGAACTACTTTGCACAATATGGAACA ATAGTAGAGGTAGAGATGCCATTTGACAAGACAAAGAACCAGCGAAAAGGTTTCTGCTTTATCACTTTTGAATCTGAACAAGTTGTACAAGAATTGTTAAAATCTCCTAAGCAGAGCATAAATGGAAAAGAG GTGGATGTTAAAAAGGCAACACCAAAACCAGATGGCATGGGTGGAGTCCGTGGCGGTAGAGGCGGAAGAGGTGGCCGTGGAAGAGGCAGAGGAGGTAGGGGAGCTCAGGTTGGAG GTTATGGTAGTCAAGGCTGGGGTAACCAGGGAGGTTATGGAGGTTACGGTGGATATGACCAAGGAGGCTATGGAG GATATGGCGGGTATGATTATTATGGAAGTGGATACGGAAATTATGGTGGATATGGAGGATATGATTACACACCTTATTCTGGCTATGGAAACTATG GCAGTACAGGTGGTGGTTACAGTGGTGGGAAGCAGAGGGGTGGGAGCCGCCAGACACAGAGACACCAGCCCTATTAA
- the LOC124797933 gene encoding RNA-binding protein squid isoform X1, whose amino-acid sequence MAENQEYEMGNGEYQQDGGEQKFQSDEQQQQQQVNGEGEGTNEAGGGGGDAPADSGSAEAPGRDDDRKLFVGGLSWETTDKELREHFQTYGEIESINVKTDPSTGRSRGFAFIVFSQAESIDKVLSAGDHIINNKKVDPKKAKARHGKIFVGGLVPELSDDDIKNYFAQYGTIVEVEMPFDKTKNQRKGFCFITFESEQVVQELLKSPKQSINGKEVDVKKATPKPDGMGGVRGGRGGRGGRGRGRGGRGAQVGGYGSQGWGNQGGYGGYGGYDQGGYGGYGGYDYYGSGYGNYGGYGGYDYTPYSGYGNYDYGGYGNSYDGGYSGGRGGGRGKGSTGGGYSGGKQRGGSRQTQRHQPY is encoded by the exons ATGGCTGAAAATCAGGAGTATGAGATGGGAAATGGAGAGTATCAGCAGGACGGTGGTGAACAGAAATTCCAGTCTGacgaacagcagcaacagcaacaagttAATGGTGAAGGAGAAGGAACAAATGAGGCTGGCGGAGGTGGTGGTGATGCGCCAGCAGACAGCGGTAGCGCGGAAGCACCAGGAAGAGACGATGACAG gaaactGTTTGTTGGTGGCCTCAGTTGGGAAACAACTGACA AGGAACTTAGGGAACACTTCCAAACATATGGTGAGATTGAGAGTATTAATGTAAAGACTGACCCAAGCACTGGTAGGTCAAGAGGGTTTGCCTTCATTGTTTTCTCACAGGCAGAATCAATTGACAAG GTATTGAGTGCAGGGGACcacataataaataacaaaaaagttgACCCAAAGAAAGCAAAGGCCAGGCATGGGAAGATTTTTGTTGGTGGCCTGGTTCCAGAGCTGTCTGATGATGACATAAAGAACTACTTTGCACAATATGGAACA ATAGTAGAGGTAGAGATGCCATTTGACAAGACAAAGAACCAGCGAAAAGGTTTCTGCTTTATCACTTTTGAATCTGAACAAGTTGTACAAGAATTGTTAAAATCTCCTAAGCAGAGCATAAATGGAAAAGAG GTGGATGTTAAAAAGGCAACACCAAAACCAGATGGCATGGGTGGAGTCCGTGGCGGTAGAGGCGGAAGAGGTGGCCGTGGAAGAGGCAGAGGAGGTAGGGGAGCTCAGGTTGGAG GTTATGGTAGTCAAGGCTGGGGTAACCAGGGAGGTTATGGAGGTTACGGTGGATATGACCAAGGAGGCTATGGAG GATATGGCGGGTATGATTATTATGGAAGTGGATACGGAAATTATGGTGGATATGGAGGATATGATTACACACCTTATTCTGGCTATGGAAACTATG ACTACGGAGGATATGGAAATAGTTATGATGGCGGATACAGTGGTGGAAGAGGTGGTGGACGTGGGAAAG GCAGTACAGGTGGTGGTTACAGTGGTGGGAAGCAGAGGGGTGGGAGCCGCCAGACACAGAGACACCAGCCCTATTAA
- the LOC124797933 gene encoding RNA-binding protein squid isoform X6 codes for MAENQEYEMGNGEYQQDGGEQKFQSDEQQQQQQVNGEGEGTNEAGGGGGDAPADSGSAEAPGRDDDRKLFVGGLSWETTDKELREHFQTYGEIESINVKTDPSTGRSRGFAFIVFSQAESIDKVLSAGDHIINNKKVDPKKAKARHGKIFVGGLVPELSDDDIKNYFAQYGTIVEVEMPFDKTKNQRKGFCFITFESEQVVQELLKSPKQSINGKEVDVKKATPKPDGMGGVRGGRGGRGGRGRGRGGRGAQVGGYGSQGWGNQGGYGGYGGYDQGGYGGYGGYDYYGSGYGNYGGYGGYDYTPYSGYGNYAD; via the exons ATGGCTGAAAATCAGGAGTATGAGATGGGAAATGGAGAGTATCAGCAGGACGGTGGTGAACAGAAATTCCAGTCTGacgaacagcagcaacagcaacaagttAATGGTGAAGGAGAAGGAACAAATGAGGCTGGCGGAGGTGGTGGTGATGCGCCAGCAGACAGCGGTAGCGCGGAAGCACCAGGAAGAGACGATGACAG gaaactGTTTGTTGGTGGCCTCAGTTGGGAAACAACTGACA AGGAACTTAGGGAACACTTCCAAACATATGGTGAGATTGAGAGTATTAATGTAAAGACTGACCCAAGCACTGGTAGGTCAAGAGGGTTTGCCTTCATTGTTTTCTCACAGGCAGAATCAATTGACAAG GTATTGAGTGCAGGGGACcacataataaataacaaaaaagttgACCCAAAGAAAGCAAAGGCCAGGCATGGGAAGATTTTTGTTGGTGGCCTGGTTCCAGAGCTGTCTGATGATGACATAAAGAACTACTTTGCACAATATGGAACA ATAGTAGAGGTAGAGATGCCATTTGACAAGACAAAGAACCAGCGAAAAGGTTTCTGCTTTATCACTTTTGAATCTGAACAAGTTGTACAAGAATTGTTAAAATCTCCTAAGCAGAGCATAAATGGAAAAGAG GTGGATGTTAAAAAGGCAACACCAAAACCAGATGGCATGGGTGGAGTCCGTGGCGGTAGAGGCGGAAGAGGTGGCCGTGGAAGAGGCAGAGGAGGTAGGGGAGCTCAGGTTGGAG GTTATGGTAGTCAAGGCTGGGGTAACCAGGGAGGTTATGGAGGTTACGGTGGATATGACCAAGGAGGCTATGGAG GATATGGCGGGTATGATTATTATGGAAGTGGATACGGAAATTATGGTGGATATGGAGGATATGATTACACACCTTATTCTGGCTATGGAAACTATG CAGATTAG
- the LOC124797933 gene encoding RNA-binding protein squid isoform X4 yields MAENQEYEMGNGEYQQDGGEQKFQSDEQQQQQQVNGEGEGTNEAGGGGGDAPADSGSAEAPGRDDDRKLFVGGLSWETTDKELREHFQTYGEIESINVKTDPSTGRSRGFAFIVFSQAESIDKVLSAGDHIINNKKVDPKKAKARHGKIFVGGLVPELSDDDIKNYFAQYGTIVEVEMPFDKTKNQRKGFCFITFESEQVVQELLKSPKQSINGKEVDVKKATPKPDGMGGVRGGRGGRGGRGRGRGGYGSQGWGNQGGYGGYGGYDQGGYGGYGGYDYYGSGYGNYGGYGGYDYTPYSGYGNYGSTGGGYSGGKQRGGSRQTQRHQPY; encoded by the exons ATGGCTGAAAATCAGGAGTATGAGATGGGAAATGGAGAGTATCAGCAGGACGGTGGTGAACAGAAATTCCAGTCTGacgaacagcagcaacagcaacaagttAATGGTGAAGGAGAAGGAACAAATGAGGCTGGCGGAGGTGGTGGTGATGCGCCAGCAGACAGCGGTAGCGCGGAAGCACCAGGAAGAGACGATGACAG gaaactGTTTGTTGGTGGCCTCAGTTGGGAAACAACTGACA AGGAACTTAGGGAACACTTCCAAACATATGGTGAGATTGAGAGTATTAATGTAAAGACTGACCCAAGCACTGGTAGGTCAAGAGGGTTTGCCTTCATTGTTTTCTCACAGGCAGAATCAATTGACAAG GTATTGAGTGCAGGGGACcacataataaataacaaaaaagttgACCCAAAGAAAGCAAAGGCCAGGCATGGGAAGATTTTTGTTGGTGGCCTGGTTCCAGAGCTGTCTGATGATGACATAAAGAACTACTTTGCACAATATGGAACA ATAGTAGAGGTAGAGATGCCATTTGACAAGACAAAGAACCAGCGAAAAGGTTTCTGCTTTATCACTTTTGAATCTGAACAAGTTGTACAAGAATTGTTAAAATCTCCTAAGCAGAGCATAAATGGAAAAGAG GTGGATGTTAAAAAGGCAACACCAAAACCAGATGGCATGGGTGGAGTCCGTGGCGGTAGAGGCGGAAGAGGTGGCCGTGGAAGAGGCAGAGGAG GTTATGGTAGTCAAGGCTGGGGTAACCAGGGAGGTTATGGAGGTTACGGTGGATATGACCAAGGAGGCTATGGAG GATATGGCGGGTATGATTATTATGGAAGTGGATACGGAAATTATGGTGGATATGGAGGATATGATTACACACCTTATTCTGGCTATGGAAACTATG GCAGTACAGGTGGTGGTTACAGTGGTGGGAAGCAGAGGGGTGGGAGCCGCCAGACACAGAGACACCAGCCCTATTAA
- the LOC124797933 gene encoding RNA-binding protein squid isoform X5 has product MAENQEYEMGNGEYQQDGGEQKFQSDEQQQQQQVNGEGEGTNEAGGGGGDAPADSGSAEAPGRDDDRKLFVGGLSWETTDKELREHFQTYGEIESINVKTDPSTGRSRGFAFIVFSQAESIDKVLSAGDHIINNKKVDPKKAKARHGKIFVGGLVPELSDDDIKNYFAQYGTIVEVEMPFDKTKNQRKGFCFITFESEQVVQELLKSPKQSINGKEVDVKKATPKPDGMGGVRGGRGGRGGRGRGRGGRGAQVGGYGSQGWGNQGGYGGYGGYDQGGYGGYGGYDYYGSGYGNYGGYGGYDYTPYSGYGNYAAD; this is encoded by the exons ATGGCTGAAAATCAGGAGTATGAGATGGGAAATGGAGAGTATCAGCAGGACGGTGGTGAACAGAAATTCCAGTCTGacgaacagcagcaacagcaacaagttAATGGTGAAGGAGAAGGAACAAATGAGGCTGGCGGAGGTGGTGGTGATGCGCCAGCAGACAGCGGTAGCGCGGAAGCACCAGGAAGAGACGATGACAG gaaactGTTTGTTGGTGGCCTCAGTTGGGAAACAACTGACA AGGAACTTAGGGAACACTTCCAAACATATGGTGAGATTGAGAGTATTAATGTAAAGACTGACCCAAGCACTGGTAGGTCAAGAGGGTTTGCCTTCATTGTTTTCTCACAGGCAGAATCAATTGACAAG GTATTGAGTGCAGGGGACcacataataaataacaaaaaagttgACCCAAAGAAAGCAAAGGCCAGGCATGGGAAGATTTTTGTTGGTGGCCTGGTTCCAGAGCTGTCTGATGATGACATAAAGAACTACTTTGCACAATATGGAACA ATAGTAGAGGTAGAGATGCCATTTGACAAGACAAAGAACCAGCGAAAAGGTTTCTGCTTTATCACTTTTGAATCTGAACAAGTTGTACAAGAATTGTTAAAATCTCCTAAGCAGAGCATAAATGGAAAAGAG GTGGATGTTAAAAAGGCAACACCAAAACCAGATGGCATGGGTGGAGTCCGTGGCGGTAGAGGCGGAAGAGGTGGCCGTGGAAGAGGCAGAGGAGGTAGGGGAGCTCAGGTTGGAG GTTATGGTAGTCAAGGCTGGGGTAACCAGGGAGGTTATGGAGGTTACGGTGGATATGACCAAGGAGGCTATGGAG GATATGGCGGGTATGATTATTATGGAAGTGGATACGGAAATTATGGTGGATATGGAGGATATGATTACACACCTTATTCTGGCTATGGAAACTATG CAGCAGATTAG
- the LOC124797933 gene encoding RNA-binding protein squid isoform X2: MAENQEYEMGNGEYQQDGGEQKFQSDEQQQQQQVNGEGEGTNEAGGGGGDAPADSGSAEAPGRDDDRKLFVGGLSWETTDKELREHFQTYGEIESINVKTDPSTGRSRGFAFIVFSQAESIDKVLSAGDHIINNKKVDPKKAKARHGKIFVGGLVPELSDDDIKNYFAQYGTIVEVEMPFDKTKNQRKGFCFITFESEQVVQELLKSPKQSINGKEVDVKKATPKPDGMGGVRGGRGGRGGRGRGRGGYGSQGWGNQGGYGGYGGYDQGGYGGYGGYDYYGSGYGNYGGYGGYDYTPYSGYGNYDYGGYGNSYDGGYSGGRGGGRGKGSTGGGYSGGKQRGGSRQTQRHQPY, translated from the exons ATGGCTGAAAATCAGGAGTATGAGATGGGAAATGGAGAGTATCAGCAGGACGGTGGTGAACAGAAATTCCAGTCTGacgaacagcagcaacagcaacaagttAATGGTGAAGGAGAAGGAACAAATGAGGCTGGCGGAGGTGGTGGTGATGCGCCAGCAGACAGCGGTAGCGCGGAAGCACCAGGAAGAGACGATGACAG gaaactGTTTGTTGGTGGCCTCAGTTGGGAAACAACTGACA AGGAACTTAGGGAACACTTCCAAACATATGGTGAGATTGAGAGTATTAATGTAAAGACTGACCCAAGCACTGGTAGGTCAAGAGGGTTTGCCTTCATTGTTTTCTCACAGGCAGAATCAATTGACAAG GTATTGAGTGCAGGGGACcacataataaataacaaaaaagttgACCCAAAGAAAGCAAAGGCCAGGCATGGGAAGATTTTTGTTGGTGGCCTGGTTCCAGAGCTGTCTGATGATGACATAAAGAACTACTTTGCACAATATGGAACA ATAGTAGAGGTAGAGATGCCATTTGACAAGACAAAGAACCAGCGAAAAGGTTTCTGCTTTATCACTTTTGAATCTGAACAAGTTGTACAAGAATTGTTAAAATCTCCTAAGCAGAGCATAAATGGAAAAGAG GTGGATGTTAAAAAGGCAACACCAAAACCAGATGGCATGGGTGGAGTCCGTGGCGGTAGAGGCGGAAGAGGTGGCCGTGGAAGAGGCAGAGGAG GTTATGGTAGTCAAGGCTGGGGTAACCAGGGAGGTTATGGAGGTTACGGTGGATATGACCAAGGAGGCTATGGAG GATATGGCGGGTATGATTATTATGGAAGTGGATACGGAAATTATGGTGGATATGGAGGATATGATTACACACCTTATTCTGGCTATGGAAACTATG ACTACGGAGGATATGGAAATAGTTATGATGGCGGATACAGTGGTGGAAGAGGTGGTGGACGTGGGAAAG GCAGTACAGGTGGTGGTTACAGTGGTGGGAAGCAGAGGGGTGGGAGCCGCCAGACACAGAGACACCAGCCCTATTAA